Proteins co-encoded in one Halomicroarcula saliterrae genomic window:
- a CDS encoding winged helix-turn-helix domain-containing protein, with translation MSEERDISGILEILDDDYARAILEATRPKQLSAKELSEECDMSVSTVSRRVNTLLEYDLLIERTHVDPDGHHYSEYEAQLDRVEVQLLESGFDIRIELREDAPDRFARLWNTMRNE, from the coding sequence GTGAGTGAGGAGCGAGACATCTCGGGGATTCTCGAAATCCTTGACGACGACTATGCACGCGCCATCCTCGAGGCGACTCGCCCAAAACAGCTGTCCGCCAAGGAACTCAGCGAAGAGTGTGACATGTCAGTCTCGACAGTTTCCAGACGGGTCAACACGTTACTGGAGTACGATCTGCTTATCGAGCGAACGCACGTTGATCCCGACGGTCATCATTACAGCGAATACGAAGCCCAACTCGACCGCGTCGAGGTCCAGCTCCTCGAATCAGGATTCGACATCCGTATCGAACTTCGAGAAGACGCGCCCGACAGATTTGCTCGGTTGTGGAACACAATGAGGAACGAATAA
- a CDS encoding APC family permease: MSEKLGRLGAVSIALGGMIGGGIFAVLGVVAEMSGPAAWLAFTGGGVVAFCAGYSYVRLQRLGDVSGGSVSFLQEFGESTTVAGMVGWTLLFGYIGSMGMYAFAFGSFATKLLGVETALGVPLRPVVSVLSVLGFVLLNVLGARASGVTEVLLVAAKVGILLIFGVWGFYFGARTGQLTTGFSSVATGGLLMSAALSFVAFQGWQLLFYDEGSLRNARTTIPQAIYLSIPASLGLYVLVAVVTTSLLRPETIAANPEVSLAIAAEPFMGQMGFILISVAALFSTGSAINATLFSAAHFATGMLEDDLLPDRIGDADADGAPTRTLLVLGLITAAFTAYGSLQGITSFASLAFITVFGSMSFLAFRHRAGLRTGTLPAVGVVGAVLFFPSLVYHLAVMEPAVFSVVLVVTVVLLGLEILYFERETIRSEIGGV, encoded by the coding sequence ATGAGCGAGAAGCTGGGCCGTCTCGGTGCAGTCTCGATTGCGCTCGGTGGTATGATCGGAGGTGGGATCTTCGCCGTACTTGGCGTCGTTGCGGAAATGTCGGGGCCTGCGGCGTGGCTCGCCTTTACCGGCGGCGGTGTCGTCGCGTTCTGCGCTGGCTACTCGTACGTTCGTCTCCAGCGGCTTGGCGACGTGTCCGGCGGCTCGGTCAGTTTCTTACAGGAGTTCGGTGAGTCGACGACGGTCGCTGGGATGGTCGGTTGGACGCTTCTGTTCGGCTATATCGGGTCGATGGGAATGTACGCGTTCGCGTTCGGTAGTTTTGCGACGAAACTCCTCGGCGTCGAAACAGCCCTCGGGGTTCCACTCCGCCCCGTCGTGTCGGTTCTCAGCGTCCTGGGGTTTGTACTACTGAACGTCCTCGGTGCCCGGGCGAGTGGCGTGACCGAGGTGCTCCTCGTCGCGGCAAAGGTTGGGATTCTCCTCATTTTCGGTGTGTGGGGGTTCTATTTTGGAGCGCGGACAGGACAGCTGACGACCGGGTTCTCCTCCGTCGCGACGGGCGGGTTGCTCATGTCCGCTGCCCTCTCGTTCGTCGCCTTTCAGGGCTGGCAGCTACTCTTTTACGACGAGGGAAGTCTTCGGAACGCTCGGACGACCATTCCGCAGGCGATCTATCTCTCAATTCCCGCGTCTCTCGGGCTGTACGTCCTCGTGGCAGTCGTCACGACGAGTCTGCTTCGGCCCGAAACGATCGCCGCGAACCCCGAGGTGTCACTCGCCATCGCGGCCGAACCGTTCATGGGGCAGATGGGGTTCATCCTCATTTCCGTGGCGGCACTGTTCTCGACTGGGAGCGCGATCAACGCCACGCTGTTCTCGGCGGCCCACTTTGCGACGGGAATGCTTGAAGACGACCTACTTCCCGACCGGATCGGAGACGCCGATGCCGACGGTGCTCCAACGCGAACGCTTCTCGTCTTGGGCCTGATAACGGCCGCGTTCACCGCCTACGGTAGTCTTCAGGGAATCACGTCGTTCGCGTCGCTTGCCTTCATCACCGTCTTTGGGTCGATGAGTTTCCTCGCGTTCAGGCATCGAGCGGGGCTTCGCACAGGGACCCTCCCCGCCGTCGGCGTGGTGGGTGCAGTACTGTTCTTCCCTTCGTTAGTGTACCACCTCGCCGTGATGGAACCCGCCGTCTTCAGTGTGGTCCTCGTTGTGACGGTCGTCCTCCTGGGACTGGAGATCCTCTACTTCGAGCGCGAGACTATTCGCTCCGAAATCGGTGGCGTGTGA
- a CDS encoding methyltransferase family protein produces the protein MSSIDTTITNPGAWGLAIIFIVVVSWFFYRYFAPDSWREWVGAGVVQAFIIALYAEMYGFPLTIYLLVRFFGLDREYVSTNLWSTLIGFGETGMFVSMLLGYAVAFVGIGLFAQGWRQVYRARQDDRLVTDGLYRYVRHPQYTGLFIALFGEGIIHWPTIFSVALFPFVVVIFTWLARREERDMIDTFGEDYRTYQRKVPMFIPRWEQWRDLVAESRSSSDDLKDP, from the coding sequence GTGTCATCAATAGATACCACTATTACGAATCCCGGTGCTTGGGGCCTCGCGATTATCTTCATTGTCGTCGTTTCTTGGTTCTTCTATCGGTACTTCGCTCCTGACAGCTGGCGGGAGTGGGTCGGCGCAGGAGTGGTACAGGCGTTCATCATCGCATTATATGCGGAGATGTACGGGTTTCCACTGACGATCTATCTGCTGGTCCGGTTTTTCGGTCTGGACCGCGAGTACGTCAGTACCAATCTCTGGTCTACACTGATCGGGTTTGGCGAAACGGGTATGTTCGTATCAATGCTCCTCGGCTACGCTGTGGCGTTTGTCGGCATCGGCCTGTTTGCTCAGGGATGGCGACAAGTCTATCGTGCCCGACAGGACGACCGACTGGTCACAGACGGGCTTTACAGGTACGTCCGCCATCCACAATACACCGGTCTGTTCATCGCTCTGTTTGGCGAGGGCATCATTCACTGGCCGACAATCTTCTCTGTCGCTCTATTTCCGTTCGTCGTTGTGATTTTTACGTGGCTTGCACGGAGAGAAGAGCGTGATATGATCGATACATTCGGTGAGGACTACCGCACTTATCAGCGCAAAGTGCCGATGTTTATCCCCCGCTGGGAGCAGTGGCGCGATCTCGTGGCTGAGTCTCGTAGCAGCAGTGACGATCTCAAAGACCCATGA
- the acnA gene encoding aconitate hydratase AcnA has translation MAETDPFDAIREFEFDGDAYRMADLTALEEAGLCELDRLPVSIRVLLESVLRNVDGDTISAEDVRNVASWQPAVPDVELPFTPSRVVLQDLTGVPAVVDLAALRSAVDRKGKEPAIVEPEIPIDLVIDHSVQVDYFGSEDAYEKNVELEYERNGERYRALKWAQQAFDDFRVVPPGTGIVHQVNLEYLGQVVHARERNGENWLLPDTLVGTDSHTPMIGGIGVVGWGVGGIEAEAAMLGQPITMKLPEVVGVRLTGELPEGATATDLVLHVTEQLREVGVVDRFVEFFGPGVANLTVPDRATIANMAPEQGSTISMFGVDEATLDYLELTGRDEKHIELVREYLDAQGLFGEQNPEYTETVELDLSTITPSLAGPKRPQDRVPMDDMKTHFRGLVHGEFEDELDDVDEDALTRWLGESSVAADRPDADLPEPDVGELNDTVDVDLDGETTEIRHGSVVVSAITSCTNTSNPSVMLAAGLLARNAVECGLDVPEYVKTSLAPGSRVVTEYLEASGLLPYLEDLGYNVVGYGCTTCIGNAGPLPEPIERAIDAEDLWTASVLSGNRNFEARIHPKVRANYLASPPLVVAYGLAGRMDIDLETDPLGTDDNGDPVYLADIWPDADEIHTAIHESVDASMFEEKYAEVFEGDERWEALDAPTGDVYEWDDSSTYIREPPFFKDFPLEEPGVSDIADARTLMLLGDTVTTDHISPAGPFSREQPAGEWLVDQGVEPHEFNTYGARRGNHEVMMRGTFANVRIENEMLDDVEGGYTIHQPTGEQTTVFEASRRYREDDTPLVVFAGEELGTGSSRDWAAKGTDLLGVRATIAESYERIFRDNLVGMGVLPLQFADGDSWESLGLDGSARIEIRGLDDGLDVNDELTVVAERDDGSRVEFPVTAQVGTPAAVRYVENGGILHLVLRRLLTED, from the coding sequence ATGGCCGAAACCGATCCTTTCGACGCGATACGCGAGTTCGAGTTCGACGGAGATGCCTATCGGATGGCGGACCTCACCGCCCTCGAAGAGGCGGGACTCTGTGAACTGGACCGTCTCCCGGTCAGCATCCGTGTCCTCCTCGAATCCGTCCTCCGGAACGTCGACGGTGACACGATCTCCGCCGAGGACGTTCGAAACGTCGCGTCGTGGCAACCTGCCGTCCCGGATGTCGAACTCCCGTTCACACCCTCGCGGGTCGTCTTGCAGGACCTCACCGGTGTCCCTGCCGTCGTCGACCTCGCTGCGCTCCGATCAGCGGTTGACCGGAAAGGCAAGGAGCCCGCGATCGTCGAGCCAGAGATTCCAATTGACCTCGTGATCGACCACAGCGTCCAGGTCGACTATTTCGGCTCCGAGGATGCCTACGAGAAGAACGTCGAGCTGGAGTACGAGCGCAACGGCGAACGCTATCGCGCGCTCAAGTGGGCTCAGCAGGCCTTCGACGACTTCCGCGTCGTCCCGCCGGGCACCGGTATCGTTCACCAGGTGAACCTCGAATACCTCGGGCAGGTCGTTCACGCCCGCGAGCGGAACGGTGAGAACTGGCTCCTGCCCGACACGCTTGTCGGCACGGACAGCCACACGCCGATGATCGGCGGCATCGGCGTCGTCGGTTGGGGCGTCGGCGGCATCGAAGCCGAGGCCGCCATGCTCGGCCAGCCCATCACGATGAAGCTTCCCGAGGTGGTCGGCGTTCGACTTACTGGCGAACTCCCGGAGGGAGCGACCGCGACCGACCTCGTCCTCCACGTCACCGAGCAGCTCCGAGAGGTGGGTGTGGTCGACCGCTTCGTCGAGTTCTTCGGCCCCGGCGTGGCAAACCTCACGGTCCCTGACCGGGCGACCATCGCGAACATGGCTCCCGAGCAGGGCTCGACCATCTCGATGTTCGGCGTCGACGAAGCGACGCTCGACTACCTCGAACTCACGGGCCGCGACGAGAAACACATCGAACTCGTTCGCGAGTACCTCGACGCCCAGGGGCTGTTCGGCGAACAGAATCCTGAGTACACGGAGACGGTCGAACTCGACCTCTCGACGATCACGCCGAGTCTCGCCGGCCCGAAACGCCCCCAGGATCGTGTCCCGATGGACGATATGAAGACCCACTTCCGGGGGCTGGTCCACGGCGAGTTCGAGGACGAACTCGACGACGTCGACGAGGACGCACTCACCCGCTGGCTGGGCGAGAGCAGCGTCGCCGCCGACCGCCCCGACGCCGACCTCCCGGAACCGGACGTGGGCGAACTAAACGACACGGTCGACGTCGACCTCGACGGCGAGACGACCGAAATCAGGCATGGGAGCGTCGTCGTCAGCGCCATCACCAGCTGTACGAACACGTCGAACCCCTCGGTGATGCTCGCCGCAGGCCTGCTCGCCCGCAACGCCGTCGAGTGCGGCCTGGATGTCCCCGAGTACGTCAAGACTAGTCTCGCGCCCGGGAGCCGCGTCGTCACCGAATACCTCGAAGCCTCGGGATTACTGCCGTATCTCGAAGACCTCGGCTACAACGTCGTCGGCTACGGCTGTACGACCTGCATCGGGAACGCCGGGCCACTCCCCGAACCCATCGAGCGCGCCATCGACGCCGAGGACCTCTGGACGGCGAGCGTCCTCTCGGGCAATCGGAACTTCGAGGCGCGCATCCACCCGAAGGTCAGAGCGAACTACCTCGCCAGTCCGCCGCTGGTGGTCGCTTACGGGCTGGCCGGTCGGATGGACATCGACCTCGAAACGGACCCACTCGGGACGGACGATAACGGGGACCCGGTCTACCTCGCCGACATCTGGCCGGACGCCGACGAAATCCACACGGCGATCCATGAGAGCGTGGACGCTTCGATGTTCGAGGAGAAGTACGCCGAAGTGTTCGAGGGTGACGAACGGTGGGAGGCACTCGACGCGCCGACCGGTGACGTCTACGAGTGGGACGATTCTTCGACGTACATCCGCGAGCCGCCCTTTTTCAAGGACTTCCCGCTGGAGGAGCCCGGTGTCAGCGACATCGCCGACGCTCGCACCCTGATGCTGCTCGGGGACACCGTCACCACCGACCACATCAGCCCGGCCGGACCGTTCTCTCGGGAGCAGCCCGCCGGCGAGTGGCTCGTCGACCAGGGTGTCGAACCTCACGAGTTCAACACCTACGGTGCCCGCCGGGGCAACCACGAGGTGATGATGCGCGGCACCTTCGCCAACGTTCGCATCGAGAACGAGATGCTCGACGACGTCGAGGGCGGCTACACGATTCACCAGCCGACGGGCGAGCAGACGACCGTCTTCGAGGCGAGCCGCCGCTATCGGGAAGATGATACGCCGCTGGTGGTGTTCGCCGGCGAAGAACTCGGCACCGGGTCGAGCCGCGATTGGGCCGCAAAAGGGACTGACCTCTTGGGCGTTCGCGCAACCATCGCGGAGAGCTACGAGCGCATCTTCCGTGACAACCTCGTCGGCATGGGTGTCCTCCCGCTGCAGTTCGCTGACGGTGACTCGTGGGAATCCCTCGGTCTCGACGGGTCGGCGCGGATTGAGATTCGTGGATTGGACGACGGCCTAGACGTGAACGACGAGTTGACCGTCGTCGCAGAGCGGGACGACGGCTCGAGAGTCGAGTTCCCGGTCACGGCACAAGTTGGGACGCCCGCAGCCGTTCGATACGTTGAGAACGGCGGAATCCTGCATCTAGTACTCCGCCGACTGCTCACCGAGGACTAA
- a CDS encoding DUF7521 family protein produces MVDTTTAVLVAVRLAVLALGILITYYSFEAYRRTGTYYMRNAAVGFGIITLGVFIEGVLFEFGGLDLALVHIIESVAIGLGFVVLLISLRR; encoded by the coding sequence ATGGTGGATACGACAACAGCCGTTCTCGTGGCCGTCCGCCTGGCTGTCCTTGCCCTCGGTATTCTGATCACGTACTACAGTTTCGAGGCGTATCGACGAACAGGGACGTACTATATGAGAAACGCTGCAGTTGGCTTTGGAATTATTACCCTCGGTGTGTTCATCGAAGGAGTACTGTTCGAGTTCGGGGGGCTTGATCTCGCCCTTGTCCACATCATCGAATCGGTCGCCATCGGTCTCGGATTCGTGGTTCTTCTCATCTCGCTTCGCCGGTAG
- a CDS encoding DUF7521 family protein, translating into MHPGLIVAKLVTMVLGFVIAYQAYRGYRRSNSQSMLYLAVGFAIISFGAIVEGILFDVVGLTLHNAGTVATTIVAIGMLTILYALYGRDPQKLED; encoded by the coding sequence ATGCACCCCGGACTCATCGTCGCAAAGCTCGTCACAATGGTTCTGGGATTCGTGATCGCCTATCAGGCCTATCGAGGGTACCGACGTAGCAACAGTCAATCGATGCTGTACCTCGCGGTCGGGTTCGCCATTATCAGCTTCGGCGCGATCGTCGAAGGAATCTTGTTCGACGTGGTTGGCCTGACCTTACATAATGCGGGAACGGTGGCAACAACCATCGTCGCGATTGGTATGCTCACGATCCTCTACGCTCTATACGGACGTGACCCGCAGAAACTGGAGGACTGA
- a CDS encoding plastocyanin/azurin family copper-binding protein, translated as MTGDLRFDPGEVAIDPGQQVTWVNESGVPHTASAYEEGIPDEASYFASGGYESEQAVRLSTSARGFLERGETYSYTFDVTGTYQYFCLPHEESGMVRRVIVE; from the coding sequence ATGACGGGCGACCTCCGATTCGATCCGGGCGAAGTCGCAATCGACCCCGGTCAGCAGGTCACCTGGGTGAACGAGAGTGGAGTCCCCCATACCGCATCGGCATACGAAGAAGGGATTCCCGACGAGGCGTCGTACTTCGCAAGCGGCGGCTACGAGTCCGAGCAGGCTGTCCGGTTGAGTACGTCAGCGAGAGGGTTTCTCGAACGGGGCGAAACCTACAGTTACACGTTCGACGTCACGGGGACGTACCAGTATTTCTGCCTGCCACACGAGGAAAGCGGGATGGTCAGACGTGTCATCGTCGAATGA
- a CDS encoding plastocyanin/azurin family copper-binding protein yields the protein MTDSLTRRRMLQLTGGAAVVGLAGCTGTQNNDGGAANGTPTETGHDDGGTESGHSDDEDDHDEAVGAPSDTAEVRMITEDGGYHFEPHVVRVNVGGTVTWNNESGSHSTTAYHPDNDQPQLVPDGAAAWDSGIVSEQGATFEHTFETEGVYHYYCTPHESLGMIGSVIVGEPDPHEQVALEEPPADKPERVREKLEELNGMIRTALGDDHEEDSQ from the coding sequence ATGACCGATTCACTCACGCGTCGACGGATGCTCCAGCTGACTGGCGGTGCGGCAGTCGTTGGGCTTGCCGGGTGCACTGGAACGCAGAACAACGATGGCGGAGCGGCAAACGGCACGCCGACTGAGACTGGCCACGACGACGGCGGCACGGAGTCCGGTCACAGCGACGACGAGGATGACCACGACGAAGCAGTCGGGGCACCGTCCGATACGGCCGAGGTGCGGATGATTACCGAGGACGGTGGCTACCACTTCGAGCCCCACGTCGTGCGGGTGAACGTCGGGGGAACGGTCACCTGGAACAACGAGAGTGGGAGTCACTCGACGACCGCCTACCACCCCGACAACGACCAGCCCCAGCTCGTCCCCGACGGCGCAGCGGCCTGGGACAGCGGCATCGTCTCCGAGCAGGGTGCGACGTTCGAACACACCTTCGAGACCGAGGGTGTCTACCACTACTACTGTACGCCCCACGAGAGCCTCGGGATGATCGGTAGCGTCATCGTCGGTGAGCCGGACCCCCACGAGCAGGTCGCACTCGAAGAGCCGCCGGCCGACAAGCCCGAGCGCGTCCGCGAGAAGCTCGAAGAACTCAATGGGATGATTCGGACGGCACTCGGCGACGACCACGAAGAGGACAGCCAGTAG
- a CDS encoding NAD(P)/FAD-dependent oxidoreductase, with protein MAVLGGAVGGLAAAEGFSKRGFEVDLFERQSYDDKRVNCGEAMTAVSKIPLRSMSANGFVNALPELRVDIYDGTTSSRQHTGSGRFPASDTYITDRNIVERRWSERLAEKGVSIHENHQITKAEFRTLADKYDLLVDATGQPSITSKVRGRTDEYAGRMIALNADVEGDFSDLYPNSQIVLEGYTGYAWAFSKSPERANVGIGWTESERPADYIAAFEAACERNGWPIPSRSQTNIAIIPEGPSLDPALTYLPEWPVVRVGDAAGLANRLTGKGISQAIQSSYLAAKLTAEGSLQEYPDRLYRTMKGEYLLARIMRHLVETRQMTVLGDAVQVVSGIDIEDIDRSPRAVLRRFLGHPRVAARIFSNPAVIKQTYAAVTDAWEYDTIQPV; from the coding sequence GTGGCAGTACTCGGTGGGGCAGTCGGCGGTCTCGCCGCTGCTGAAGGCTTTTCCAAGCGAGGTTTCGAAGTAGACCTTTTCGAACGTCAGTCGTACGACGACAAACGAGTCAACTGTGGGGAAGCGATGACGGCCGTCTCGAAGATTCCACTCCGTTCGATGTCGGCGAATGGGTTCGTCAATGCTCTTCCGGAGTTACGTGTGGATATCTACGACGGAACGACATCCAGCAGACAGCACACCGGGAGTGGGAGATTCCCGGCCTCCGATACGTACATCACCGACCGAAACATCGTTGAACGACGATGGTCCGAACGCCTCGCTGAAAAGGGCGTTTCGATTCACGAAAACCACCAGATCACGAAGGCGGAGTTCCGGACGTTGGCCGATAAATACGACCTCTTGGTCGACGCGACTGGCCAACCGTCGATTACCAGCAAAGTTCGAGGGAGAACGGACGAGTACGCGGGTCGGATGATCGCCCTCAATGCTGACGTGGAGGGCGACTTTTCAGATCTCTACCCGAATAGCCAGATCGTTCTTGAGGGCTATACCGGGTACGCGTGGGCGTTCTCGAAATCGCCCGAGCGGGCAAACGTCGGCATCGGGTGGACTGAGAGCGAACGCCCAGCCGATTACATAGCCGCATTTGAGGCGGCGTGTGAACGAAACGGCTGGCCGATACCATCTCGGAGTCAGACGAATATCGCTATCATCCCCGAAGGACCGAGTCTCGATCCTGCGCTGACCTATCTACCTGAGTGGCCCGTCGTTCGTGTCGGGGATGCGGCTGGACTCGCGAATCGGCTGACCGGGAAGGGGATCTCGCAAGCAATTCAGTCGTCGTATCTCGCAGCCAAGTTGACGGCGGAGGGAAGCCTTCAGGAGTATCCAGACCGACTCTATCGGACGATGAAAGGGGAGTACCTGCTCGCCCGGATTATGCGGCACCTCGTCGAGACGCGTCAGATGACCGTTCTCGGTGATGCCGTCCAAGTGGTGTCTGGAATCGACATCGAAGACATCGATCGATCCCCACGGGCGGTTCTTCGTCGCTTCTTGGGGCATCCACGGGTGGCTGCTCGGATCTTCTCCAACCCGGCTGTAATCAAGCAGACGTATGCCGCCGTCACAGACGCCTGGGAATACGATACTATTCAGCCAGTATGA
- a CDS encoding S16 family serine protease, whose translation MEETILSRRGFLAGLGLGGVGGAGVVLGLTRAGEGFQSLATLAGGATLPATTRYYLPAVDGSGDGLVVPFEFDFTDGDGELFVNLNGIEVRHDLQLSLREARETATRLTGESLTNMATHITFEPPSSGVLALRGKSWEAGLTVALVASLRQQSLSQETLMTGIVDDEGALLPVGGIETKARAARAVGARELIIPASEPTDVAVQGLRIVESPSITDALDRIL comes from the coding sequence GTGGAAGAGACGATTCTGTCACGGCGAGGGTTCCTCGCAGGACTCGGCCTGGGGGGCGTCGGCGGCGCTGGGGTGGTTCTCGGTCTCACGCGAGCGGGAGAAGGATTTCAGTCGCTGGCGACGCTTGCGGGTGGAGCCACGCTTCCCGCGACAACACGCTACTATCTTCCAGCGGTCGACGGCTCGGGCGACGGGCTCGTCGTCCCGTTCGAGTTCGATTTCACCGACGGGGACGGTGAGCTGTTCGTCAACCTGAACGGAATCGAAGTCCGTCACGACCTCCAGCTCTCGCTCCGAGAAGCGAGGGAGACGGCCACACGTCTCACCGGAGAGTCGCTCACCAACATGGCGACGCACATCACGTTCGAGCCCCCCTCGTCCGGCGTGCTTGCACTCCGCGGGAAGAGCTGGGAGGCCGGGCTTACCGTCGCACTCGTTGCTAGCCTCCGCCAGCAGTCGCTCTCACAGGAGACGCTCATGACGGGAATCGTCGACGACGAGGGCGCGTTGCTCCCCGTCGGCGGGATCGAGACGAAAGCGCGCGCGGCGCGGGCAGTCGGCGCACGGGAGCTAATCATCCCGGCAAGCGAACCGACGGACGTGGCTGTTCAAGGGCTCCGAATCGTCGAATCTCCCTCGATTACAGATGCACTCGACCGGATTCTGTGA
- a CDS encoding metal-dependent hydrolase: MLFWVHAAVAYLVYRGISGGSTDRCDDVPIIALFGGALLPDLVDKPLAFVLPSLPSRSVAHSVFAAALVVLIVFYGTKHRDRWEVGAAYALGYGSHLAADLVDYLFVPEETLLFLFWPVVTDYHHVETIGDLLALLSPTPYVLGQTVVTVLGLWLWIADGMPGYPSTHRQ; this comes from the coding sequence GTGCTCTTTTGGGTCCATGCTGCAGTCGCGTATCTCGTTTACCGAGGCATTTCTGGTGGTTCTACTGACCGATGTGACGATGTCCCGATCATCGCCCTGTTCGGAGGTGCGTTGCTCCCGGATCTCGTCGATAAACCACTCGCGTTTGTACTTCCATCGCTCCCGAGTCGGTCGGTCGCGCACTCGGTGTTCGCCGCGGCACTCGTCGTCCTGATTGTATTCTACGGCACGAAACACAGAGACCGGTGGGAGGTCGGCGCGGCGTACGCGCTCGGATATGGATCACACCTCGCTGCGGACCTCGTGGATTACCTGTTCGTCCCCGAGGAGACGCTACTGTTTCTGTTTTGGCCGGTCGTAACTGACTATCACCACGTCGAGACGATCGGAGATCTGCTCGCGCTGTTGTCTCCGACCCCGTATGTACTCGGGCAAACCGTCGTCACGGTACTGGGGCTCTGGCTATGGATAGCTGATGGAATGCCGGGATACCCATCGACCCACCGTCAGTGA
- a CDS encoding permease, whose product MDRSDYAILSVIAVITVAIGIVTTTKPLGTFFVESTRQAATTTAAMAWITWWALVIGFAIAGGVEAWVSTQQISELLEGHGPRSIGLATFFGFVSSSCSYSAIATAKNLYKKGASAAAALAAFQFASTNLVIEIGIVIWLLLGWEFLLADVVGGLLLIGLMSVGFVYVVPDKILDEARENVTDDEGITVQDPVCGMEVDPEETDYSIEHEGQTYYFCSQSCKDSFDPEEANTSIPEKATSWSGWKSLADKQWKEWAMLWDEIAIGFIFAGLIAGFIPEAVWTSVFSGAVFGLPVYVLWTAALGAIIGVVTFVCSVGNVPFGTVLWTRGLPFGSVLSYIFADLIVPPIMKAYDEYYGTTFAAVLSLMIFVTAVIAGFVVHFLFLGLGLIPSRASAQIAEVSIELNYKLVLNVLATAFFAFLYWLHKQDSVAGGERGDERHAAMTD is encoded by the coding sequence ATGGACAGATCAGATTACGCGATCCTCTCGGTTATCGCCGTAATCACCGTCGCCATCGGCATCGTCACGACGACAAAACCGCTCGGGACGTTTTTCGTGGAGAGCACGAGGCAGGCCGCGACGACGACCGCCGCGATGGCGTGGATCACCTGGTGGGCGCTCGTCATCGGGTTCGCCATCGCCGGCGGCGTCGAGGCGTGGGTCTCGACCCAGCAGATTTCGGAGCTGCTCGAGGGACACGGGCCTCGCTCCATCGGCCTCGCGACGTTCTTCGGGTTCGTCTCCTCGTCGTGTTCGTACTCGGCCATCGCCACGGCGAAGAACCTCTACAAGAAGGGGGCGTCGGCTGCGGCGGCGCTGGCGGCGTTCCAGTTTGCCTCGACGAATCTCGTCATCGAAATCGGCATCGTCATCTGGCTGCTGCTGGGCTGGGAGTTCCTGCTGGCCGACGTGGTCGGTGGCCTGCTCCTCATCGGCCTGATGTCGGTTGGCTTCGTCTACGTCGTCCCCGACAAGATCCTCGACGAAGCACGCGAGAACGTCACCGACGACGAGGGCATTACTGTCCAAGACCCGGTCTGTGGAATGGAGGTCGACCCTGAGGAAACCGACTACTCCATCGAGCACGAGGGCCAGACGTATTACTTCTGCTCGCAGTCCTGCAAGGACTCCTTCGACCCGGAGGAAGCGAACACGTCGATTCCGGAAAAGGCGACCTCGTGGTCCGGGTGGAAATCGCTCGCGGACAAACAGTGGAAGGAGTGGGCGATGCTGTGGGACGAGATCGCTATCGGGTTCATTTTCGCCGGCCTCATTGCCGGGTTCATCCCCGAAGCCGTCTGGACGAGCGTCTTCTCTGGCGCCGTATTCGGTTTGCCGGTGTACGTCCTCTGGACGGCCGCGCTGGGTGCGATCATCGGCGTCGTCACCTTCGTCTGTTCGGTCGGGAACGTCCCGTTCGGGACCGTCCTCTGGACGCGCGGGCTCCCCTTCGGGTCGGTGCTCTCGTACATCTTCGCGGACCTCATCGTCCCGCCGATCATGAAAGCCTACGACGAGTACTACGGGACGACCTTCGCGGCGGTACTCAGTCTGATGATCTTCGTCACCGCCGTTATCGCCGGGTTCGTGGTCCACTTCCTGTTCCTGGGCCTGGGCCTCATCCCCTCACGAGCCTCCGCGCAGATCGCCGAAGTGTCCATCGAGCTCAACTACAAGCTCGTGTTGAACGTCCTCGCGACGGCGTTCTTCGCGTTCCTCTACTGGCTCCACAAACAGGATTCGGTGGCTGGTGGGGAACGCGGTGACGAGAGACATGCGGCAATGACGGACTGA